A segment of the Salmo salar unplaced genomic scaffold, Ssal_v3.1, whole genome shotgun sequence genome:
aggctctgaaatggaagagttactatttatgtgatataacaaaaagtgactaacacaaaaagagttgtgttacacttaccacgttggtgacgcacttcaatcaaaatgtatctggctgttttctacaaattgtcctctaaccagggatgtacacattactcccagattccatgtggattttgagctgttagtttaacaggacgtgcaacctcatctccctcctctcacaaaattgatttcaacatgatatcgatgagtgatgacataaatgttgtgttcctttgtttagcgacccctaaatttaaatgcatcactccaaaatgtagctgactgtcttctgcaggttgtcctctaaccagtgaggtaaaatatatctcccatttccatgtgtttttgtttagttgttagtttcaacatcacgtacaacctgatttcccccctaatcgatatcagtgatttattgctacttgtcaaaacaacagcgtttctggtgcttgtacagttttataaggtgcttgttttaaataatacaagtaatatgattattgtggcagatgtttgtgtatgtattacattttatgttttcaatttatcacaaactgtttctgcatttggactattgatttggacacgtttaaaCTGTGACATTGGGGGATATCTCACCTAGCAAAatgtcgttgaaaataagactgTGCCCGACATACAATATAAGTTgaaaagaaaacaatttaatttcaACATACTTACAGCCTATACACATAGTCGCAGTACaataatcaattatatgaacaatcctacatcactccagtatttatttacaacattcatgtgctaaatgtctttattccactactgaagaagcaggactcaaacattcagcctgacaaaatatacattttatgcctcaccattaagtgaattattgctaatacatattaacaaaggggtgtacatttgggttttatatttcatgtttaatattcatgtaagatttagtaatcataattatttatgcaaccaactgacaatttttggtacaattatattgacattgctgccctgcttttagaatatcagggttcattctcagatgtgccaaaccaaatgtactagagcatgacattggggactgggccccgatccaacaacatgcctatctagtgaaccctgaaaagagagagaagctccacagtgaggtgaaaagttactacggatattaaGGAgctagttctagaagctagtgagttttaggaagacgagagttctagaatctagtgagttttaggaagaggagagttctagaagctagtgagttttaggaagacgagagttctagaagctagtgagttttaggaagaggagagttctagaagctagtgagttttaggaagacgagagttctagaagctagtgagttttaggaagacgagagttctagaagctagtgagttttaggaagacgagagttctagaagctagttagttttaggaagacgagagttctagaagctcgttagttttaggaagacgagtgttctagaagctagtgagttttaggaagacgagagttctagaagctagttagttttaggaagaggagagttctagaagctagtgagttttaggaagaagagagttctagaagctagtgggatttaggattctatagaaagaaaaagtcGAAAAAAAGAAtatgattgtatattattatttagaaatacatgtttttaattgttgacagccagtagacaccatctTTATATtctagaaggtgaagcattgtagttgattataatgtgaaatggaagttgttttctgttggtggtaagcaaacttttccaacaaaaatataggatatatttgttgtcttaagggggaaggtgttacaggctttggtttttccattaatgttttgaggttggactttagctcgttagcacgtctagctcgttagcaagctcgttagctcgttagcccgtctagctcgttagcccgtctagcttcgttagcccgtctagctcgttagcccgtctagctcgttagcccgtctagctcgttagcacgtctagctcgttagcacgtctagcttcgttagcccgtctagctcgttagcacgtctagctcgttagcccgtctagctcgttagcgcgttagcaggtctagctcgttagcacgtaggacgcactgattggtgtcacctcgttagtcagtatgtgttacacctgtgctggcttgtccatctcgttagtgggaaggtgtttcacctgagctggtccaggttctatttaagagtgtctggcccagtgctccagttgtcttgatacatgtggagagtcaacacctttagttgctccacctttttggtttacttcctgtctttaagtttggtgtgggtttttctttagtttgtctcttcttgggcagatttagtgggtctcatggtgggtgtcttttaggtcccagttgttgttactagtcaacttccagtggacacccccatagtgtctatcagagcccctcctaaaacccacctgtttagttgtggttgttgtcagtgactttGTTAGTTCCCTCTTCTTTTTAAGTCACATTTTAGATTTTTCTTGGTGGGGAACGTAACATCAAACAATGTAGTAAAACAAGCTGGTATTTTTTATTGtatgttgcatccaattaatattttaatcaatggcatttccttaaaaTGCTCATTAGTTTTTTATCCTCAGtatttgttttttcctgtgaagacaTTGCGTTGCATCATGTCTGAAATATACTGTATAATTAAAGCTTGATTTTGCTGATTTGCTTTGAACATATTGTAATATATATGACTGACCAATCCAATGATCTAATGTGTTAAAGCAACACATTTCTTGGTCCATAgtttttccagcctgctgaaggcgtggtggagtggtaaacaccacccccggctctaccaggggcttgaggtggtctcccacagctctgattatgtcatgttctgtggccttgctgttccatttctgactgcccctgcaacacagaaacacatttagtcatattatataaaacactcaaagtaatggatatggagcatctatggcctcagttacacctggcacctaaatgcgacttctgtcatccgatcactccaagctgcattaggttcagatctaccaggatgggcctttgacatagtctggatgcagtcaggccactgaatatgcataagcaatgtaaagaggtggggtgaatgaggggaaaatacattctacacaaattaccttcataataaatcaaatcttattggtcacatacaggtgttcagcagatgttattgcgggtgtagtgaaatgcttgtcctagttcccacagtgcagcaatatttaacaattaatatctaacagtttcacaacaaatacctaatacacacaaatctaagtaatggaataagaatatataaatatatggacgagcaatgtcagagctgcatagacagatacagtagaataggatagaatacatagacagatacagtagaataggatagaatacatagacagatacagtagaatagtgtagaatacagtatatacatatgagatgagtaatacatagactaagatacagtagaatagtgtagaatacagtatatacatatgagatgagtaatacatagactaagatacagtagaatagtgtagaatacagtatatacatatgagatgagtaatacatagactaagatacagtagaatagtgtagaatacagtatatacatatgagatgagtaatacatagactaagatacagtagaatagtgtagaatacagtatatacatatgagatgagtaatacatagataCAGAAGaatagtgtagaatacagtatatacatatgagaagtgtaatacatagactaagatacagtagaatagtgtagaatacagtatatacatatgagtaatacatagactaagatacagtagaatagtgtagaatacagtatatacatatgagatgagtaatacatagacagatacagtagaatagtgtagaatacagtatatacatatgagatgagtaatacatagactaagatacagtagaatagtgtagaatacagtatatacatatgagatgagtaatacatagacagatacagtagaataggatagaatacagtatatacatatgagatgagtaatacatagataCAGAAGaatagtgtagaatacagtatatacatatgagaagtgtaatacatagactaagatacagtagaatagtgtagaatacagtatatacatatgagtaatacatagactaagatacagtagaatagtgtagaatacagtatatacatatgagatgagtaatacatagacagatacagtagaatagtgtagaatacagtatatacatatgagatgagtaatacatagactaagatacagtagaatagtgtagaatacagtatatacatatgagatgagtaatacatagactaaaatacagtagaatagtgtagaatacagtatatacatatgagatgagtaatacatagactaagatacagtagaatagtgtagaatacagtatatacatatgagatgagtaatacatagataCAGAAGaatagtgtagaatacagtatatacatatgagaagtgtaatacatagactaagatacagtagaatagtgtagaatacagtatatacatatgagtaatacatagactaagatacagtagaatagtgtagaatacagtatatacatatgagatgagtaatacatagatacagtagaatagtgtagaatacagtatatacatatgagatgagtaatacatagactaagatacagtagaatagtgtagaatacagtatatacatatgagatgagtaatacatagacagatacagtagaataggatagaatacagtatatacatatgagatgagtaatacatagacagatacagtagaataggatagaatacagtatatacatatgagatgagtaatacatagacagatacagtagaatagtgtagaatacagtatatacatatgagatgagtaatgccagatatgtaaacattatattaaagtgactaatgatttcaagtctgtgtttgtaggcagcagcctctgtgttagtgatgctatttaacagtctgatggccttgagattgaaaaacagcttctgtctcggtcccagctttgatgcacctgtactgacctcgccttctggatgatagcaggctgaacaggcagtggctcgggtaataacaaagaagaaatgtgtgtgtctgaggggaaattaactttcatacagccaaaaggggtgagaaattacaccaatatcagtggacaatttgaacTAATGTTAATAAACatggatgatggaacatattcccttttgctgacgtgatggctatttaaacctctctagggtacgtgGGACAGTAgcctcccacctggccaacatccagtgaagtgcagggcaccaaattcaaactacagaattgtaaatacactgctccaaaaaataaagggaacactaaaataacacatcctagatcttaatgaatgaaatcatcttattaaatactttcttctttacatagttgaatgtgctgacaacaaaatcacacaaaaataatcaatggaaatccaatttatcaacccatggaggtctggatttggagtcacactcaaaattaaattggaaaaccacactacaggctgatccaacgttgatgtaatgtccttaaaacaagtcaaaatgaggctcagtagtgtgtgtggcctccacgtgcctgtatgacctccctacaacgcctgggcatgctcctgatgaggtggcggatggtctcctgagggatctcctcccagacctggactaaagcatccgccaactcctggacagtctgtggtgcaacgtggcgttggtggatggagcgagacatgatgtcccagatgtgctcaattggattcaggtctggggaacgggcgggccagtccatagcatcaatgccttcctcttgcaggaactgctgacacactccagccacatgaggtctagcattgtcttgcattaggaggaacccagggccaaccgcaccagcatatggtctcacaaggggtctgaggatctcatctcggtacctaatggcagtcaggctacctctcaatttagaacgctcatttagaaccctcgtttagaacgctcatttagaaccctcatttagaaccctcatttagaacgctcatttagaacgctcatttagaacgctcttttagaaccctcatttagaacgctcatttagaaccctcttttagaaccctcatttagaaccctcatttagaacgctcatttagaaccctcatttagaaccctcatttacaacaacaatcagcgtttgagctggacacacttttttcagaaactatttacacaaaaaacacacacacagtccttacaaagtttatctccagaatgtgagcagtttattttttgaaggaaatggttcatatattcacagaagtatatatatttaatcactgaacagtagcagacctaacttcatctgttcctgactctggatagtggattaaaaagaccacctgttgttacatcaacaccagacatcatgattcatggaaatggacattgtattttatcaaatatgaaaaccttaaatctcttcaaattcaaatcagtcagaaaataaggattgtacataaaacagagcagaataaatcatcacatcaccaccagcatgactagtatctatgtggaccctactacagtttaaccagctcagctatagactacaccagcatgactagtatctatgtggaccctactacagtttaaccagctcagctatagactacaccagcatgactagtatctatgtggaccctactacagtttaaccagctcagctatagactacacccgcatgactagtatctatgtggaccctactacagtttaaccagctcagctatagactacaccagcatgactagtatctatgtggaccctactacagtttaaccagctcagctatagactacaccagcatgactagtatctatgtggaccctactacagtttaaccagctcagctatagactacaccagcatgactagtatctatgtggaccctactacagtttaaccagctcagctatagactacaccagcatgactattatctatgtggaccctactacagtttaaccagctcagctatagactacaccagcatgactagtatctatgtggaccctactacagtttaaccagctcagctatagactacaccggcatgactagtatctatgtggaccctactacagtttaaccagctcagctatagactacaccggcatgactagtatctatgtggaccctactacagtttaaccagctcagctatagactacaccggcatgactagtatctatgtggacactactacagtttaaccagctcagctatagactacaccggcgtgactagtatctatgtggaccctactacagtttaaccagctcagctatagactacaccagcgtgactagtatctatgtggaccctactacagtttaaccagctcagctatagactacaccagcatgactagtatctatgtggaccctactacagtttaaccagctcagctatagactacaccagcatgactagtatctatgtggaccctactacagtttaaccagctcagctatagactacaccagcatgactagtatctatgtggaccctactacagtttaaccagctcagctatagactacaccagcatgactagtatctatgtggaccctactacagtttaaccagctcagctatagactacaccagcatgactagtatctatgtggaccctactacagtttaaccagctcagctatagactacaccagcatgactagtatctatgtggaccctactacagtttaaccagctcagctatagactacaccagcatgactagtatctatgtggaccctactacagtttaaccagctcagctatagactacaccagcatgactagtatctatgtggaccctactacagtttaaccagctcagctatagactacaccagcatgactagtatctatgtggaccctactacagtttaaccagctcagctatagactacaccagcatgactagtatctatgtggaccctactacagtttaaccagctcagctatagactacaccagcatgactagtgtctatgtggaccctactacagtttaaccagctcagctatagactacaccagcatgactagtatctatgtggaccctactacagtttaaccagctcagctatagactacaccagcatgactagtatctatgtggaccctactacagtttaaccagctcagctatagactacaccagcgtgactagtatctatgtggaccctactacagtttaaccagctcagctatagactacaccagcatgactagtatctatgtggaccctactacagtttaaccagctcagctatagactacatcagcatgactagtatctatgtggaccctactacagtttaaccagctcagctatagactacaccagcatgactagtatctatgtggaccctactacagtttaaccagctcagcagtactaTTATAGATactaaacccaggatagaggggctgagtgaatgtggtctggactctgtggaggagggtcattgtgtcagagacactgtagaaggacagagtacctgccttgtgatccaggtacactcctactctggaggactgagggcctgatactttagtctcaacattattgtgtctgaaataataaccacctctatagtactgtaaactccaggacttgttattgaatccaaatatattatctgaccctgttctgctgatgtctttatatgagactgctgtataaACATTACcagtccactccacctcccagtaacagcgtccagacagaccctctctacacagaacctggtaccagttggtgaatctgtctggatgacCAGGATATGGTTTGACTTGGCCtgtataggtcacctttctgttcccttcagacagagagaggtgtctgtttgctgtgtttgggtccagtgtgagctgacaggaatctgggagaagagcagagaccaatgaggggagtcagaacaataagttaagtcagatactgtatctaccctgtctttgattagagcacagcagagatcaaatcagagaaatatgaggagtcagatagatacccagtctttgattagatctactattgctatatatttctagagggattgttaggagtggcagtaaaaagagactgttagttacttcacaataaagagactcacattgtaacaactgttctctggtcttgggctctggaggcagaacaacctccactatattcactacagacacacaaacacattgacagagagagggaatgttatcatcataccatattccacatgtatatgactagtagggaactttcaatggtctaaagttgatgttctgattgttttcaacacacctgtagtggagatcttggtccattctcctttaaggaagtcttctagtttctctctcagttcagacacagtctttctcacatctccaaagtactgaagaggacggacaacgatgctgggtaagtctgaagatacactgatactggagagagactgataactctggagagagagagacagagagagagagagagagacagagacagagagagagagagagagagagagagggagagagagagcgagagagagagggacagagggacagtgggacagagggacacagagagagagggacacagagagaggggggacacagccagagggacagggggacacagagggacacagagagagggacacagagagagagggacacagagagagggagggacacagagagagggagggacacagagagagggagggacacagagagagggagggacacagagagagggagggacacagagggacagagagggacacagagagagggggggggacacagagagagggggggacacagagagagggggggacacagagagaggggggacacagagggggacacagagagggacacagagagagggggggacacagagggggacacagagagggacacagagagaggggggggacacagagagagggggggacacagagagagggacagagggaaagagaggagggacagagagagagagagaggggacagagagagggagagacacagagagagagagacacgagagagagagagagagagagagagagggagagagggacagagagagagaggagggacagagagagagagagagagagagagagagagagagagagagagagagagagacacagagagagagagagagagagagagaggagggacagagagagagagacacagagagagagagagagggagagagggacagagagagagagagagagagagagacagagacagagacagagagagagagacagagacagagagagagagagagagagagagagagagggagacagagagagagagagagagagagggagagagacacagagagagagagagagagagagagagagagagggagagagggacagagagagagagagagagagggacagagagagagagggacagagagggacacagagagagacagagggacagagagggacacagagagagggagggacacagagagagggacacagagagggacacagagagagacagagggacagagagggacacagagagagggagggacacagagagagggagggacacagagagagggagggacacagagagagggagggacacagagagagggagggacacagagagagggacagagaggacaacataatgattgagatgaatagtttcacatgaagttaatttcatatcacatgtaacaagacagtttagttacctggaggaaatggatgtgatcctctgtgtgtgagagctgctccagctcagtgcttctcttcctcagctcagctatctcctgcttcagttgctccaggactccttcagcttcactcacttgatccttctcttgggctctgatcagctccttcacctcagagctccttctctcaatggagcggatcagctcagtaaagatctgatcactgtcctccactgctgcctgtgcagagcgctgttgagagagagagagagagagagagggacagagagagagagagagagagagggacagacagagagagagagacagagagagagacagagagagagagagacagagagagagggacagagagagagagagaggaaggagagagggggagagagagagagagagacagagggacagagagagacacagagagagagagagagacagagagagagagagagagacagagagagagagagagagacagagacagagacagagagagagacagagagagagagagagagagagagagggggacagagaaagagagagacagagagagagggacagagagagagaaagggacagagagagagagggacagagagggacagacagagagacagagagagacagagagagagagacagagagagagagacagagagagagagggacagagagagagagagagagagagagagagggacagagagagagagagacagagagagagacagagagagagacagagagagagagagacagagagagagagagagagagagacagagagagagagagagagagagagtgagagagagagagagagagacagagagagagagacagagagagagagacagagagacagagagacagagagagacagagggagacagagagagagacacagagagaaacagagagagagagagagacagagagagagagagagagacagagagagatagcagttagttaatacaCAACCCCCTTTCCAGCACTGGGAGCTTATAGAGCACCCTCCACCTATACCCTGCCATGCTCTCAGCCCCCACAACCCCCTGCCTCTGATGCCCCTTCCCTCCCGCTAAGCCCACCTCCGTACGGTACAGTAGCCTCTGTGCTGCTttgagtcagaacgctgccaccctgctctccaggtccaccaAACCCAGTGATCAGTGGTTCCTCCCATCCCCACGGCCCAggcaccaccacccccccctcctcactggaggacaactattatcaccaacagttcaactgagtacactgacagttcatctgttagtcttctacatatctgcacatcacattcaggaaggtaaacacctgctcctgtgggccc
Coding sequences within it:
- the LOC123731880 gene encoding tripartite motif-containing protein 16-like produces the protein MAQQGVLLDQDQFCCSVCLDLLKEPVTIPCGHSYCRSCIEGCWDQDVLKGVYSCPQCRQTFSPRPTLSKNNMLAEVVEKLKKTGLQAAPPPALCYAGPRDVACDFCTGTRKQKALMSCLVCLASYCETHLQSHYEFPALKRHKLVKATAQLQEKICSHHDKLLEVYCRTDQQCICYQCTMDEHKGHDTVSAAAERTEKQRQLGMSQQKVQQRFQEREKELKELQQAVESLKRSAQAAVEDSDQIFTELIRSIERRSSEVKELIRAQEKDQVSEAEGVLEQLKQEIAELRKRSTELEQLSHTEDHIHFLQSYQSLSSISVSSDLPSIVVRPLQYFGDVRKTVSELREKLEDFLKGEWTKISTTVNIVEVVLPPEPKTREQLLQYSCQLTLDPNTANRHLSLSEGNRKVTYTGQVKPYPGHPDRFTNWYQVLCREGLSGRCYWEVEWTGNVYTAVSYKDISRTGSDNIFGFNNKSWSLQYYRGGYYFRHNNVETKVSGPQSSRVGVYLDHKAGTLSFYSVSDTMTLLHRVQTTFTQPLYPGFSIYNSTAELVKL